The following nucleotide sequence is from Ornithodoros turicata isolate Travis chromosome 2, ASM3712646v1, whole genome shotgun sequence.
ATTACATAACCTTGgacctggtgatgatgttgagtgtttcagggtctcaattattattattttaaagaccAGTGATAGTTTGCTGgagttgtgattctaatgattgAGAGTATCATGATAAGCCTTtcggggtgaaaatcgctaagatCAGTGTacatgcacggtgcttttttgttgaatctTAATTTAAGAAttaatatcattaagagtaggaaaaaagaaataatcttgcgattcaatgaataataggagtgtttgtctgTGCTGGCTGCCAGCCCCGTCCTGCACCTCTtgagacaggatgtgatgacataATGCAGTTGCTGTATGTTTGAGGtatctgtagcaatgcattgaccgctATTGGTGAAAacgtgtagcaatagaaaaatggaaggttgaTCTATGGTATACATCTTTCTGGACAGAGGAGTGCGTGTGTGTTTacaaatagtttgatgctggggagtgtgttttctgctttgttcaagtgcttctctgcaatttttttctccttgttgtctgacaaagaAGCGATTTTTCCTGGCGTGACAGTGCTCGCTGAGCAATTACCTGACATGTCCAGACCTGGTCTATCATACTtcccttctacatgtagttctgtatttttttttctttttacaaggaacattcttgttgAAGCACTGTCATGTCGATAGTGCCGCCCTGAATgggaatgggagtagagctagaacgattcttaataattttgcgctTCATTTACTGctgagagtaaccgcaagggggacaggtgtgtggctttattcaggaggaacaaagcgtcattattcagttatctggctggctctcggatgggacggaGGTGTCTTGCTGAGCTCATCGTATTTACCCATTGATGATGTTacttgttaggatattttgttgtTACTGTATTCATAAATCTCATTTAGCAAGACCTTGAGATttaaatgcttaattcctacaatcagcttTCATACACGGTGTAATCATTATAGCAGAATCAAGGAAATAATTGCGGGATAGTGATTCCATGAATAACAGGTCCGtcgtctagagcgtacgcgtccttgagccatgcagctgcatgcctgggtgatgacgtcatccCGTGGCTCTACTGTtccaggtggaccttgtccagaggagatgggttgggcattagtgaaaaaaaaaaaacagtgtagccgtgagacaataggatgacgtcacgaccaatgagcaaaacccgcagagggcgcaaggattcacttctctcttggccACTGGGGAATGTGGACACGTTGATTCTGCTCATACCAATTGTGTTGGCTGTTAGTGGAAAAGCAAAGCTTCGGTGGGATTCCGTTTGCTCTGACGGGGTACGGATGTGCAGTTCATACCTAGTGAATGGTGTGCGACGATTCTGGTGTATTTTGTGTCGAGCGGATTTACGTTGAgcgaatgtagtgtacgtgaaaatactccgatgatggtgagttttttcactttgttcaagtgttttttttgtgtttggTTTCCTCTGTGTGCCCAGCAGCCGTGGGATTTTTCCTCGTGTAACAGCGCTCGTTGAGCAATGTACTGACATGACCCGACCTGCATGCTTTCTTGTGTTGACGCATCTAgatttgtattttttcttttttggacgAGTGAGATTCATGTTGAgtgttcttgtcttgacgacTACACTAGTGCTGCCGCACCCCTGATTTAAATGGGAATAGTGCTCGAACGATTCtgaataattttgcgattaaattagttctgAAAGTATGGCTAAGGACGGCTGCATGACTTGATAAAGGAGAAAAAGAGCATTACGAATCAATTATGGGCCTGGCTTTCGGATGGAAtggacgcatcgttctgcgctcctcgcgactgctgttgtggtgggctgatttcTTGTGTAACTAACTCTTTCGCACGTGGCAATCGTGATTTTCATTGTCCGTgcatgtcgggtgctggttgctgctGTACCTGTAAGGGCATCCCTGCCAATTTCTATCTTCCGCAAAAGCTGcattgggaacgagagtagcgctggcgtgattcttaataattttgtcatgaaattagttgagaaagtaaccactAGTGAGGTGAAGATGCGTGACTCTATAGAGGATACAAAAGCATTATGATTCTGTTCTGTGCCTGAGTGTCGGGTGGAGCAGACACacgttctgcgctccccgtgactccTGTGGTtcgctcatttgttgtgtaacaaATTCTTTTggtgttagctattgatggttagcatattaactcttgctttcacagcagtTTGCATTCCTCTGTATGATTGTTTTTCTCCTTGTATGTCCAGAGCTGTCTTAACCTGCCctgacatgccatgatgacgtcacaggttgtccagaactggtggtcacAAGAAGGGCCGTGACGCCACCTGGTGCGATGCTtcgcaacctgcctctgtgctccgtcgccgtcagaatttattaaatttgtaatgtttctaaGTTTGATAGATTggttcgctattattttcctgcatgcatttgttgtttacgtgttgggtGATGCGCAGGTTTGggtctctattaatgctagctgttgatcgcGTTATGCCGCTCCTTATTATTTCCTTGTGTCTGTGCTATTCAGTTCATAAAAAATTTAATAATTAAAAGCTGTGCCATGTTGGAACACACAACTCTCTATTAGTGGttgctgttgattgtgttgtttctcattgtTTCCTtacgtctgtgctattcacttaataagaaattaattaattaaacgtCTGTAATATTGGAAGAAAATATATGCAACTTAGATTCTATGTTGTGCTCGAAATTCCTTAACACATTTAATAAGAAACGTGATAATGAGGAAATTATTAGTGTTGCAATAATAGCGATCGACACTCAGAATTGTTATAAgaaaacttgtaatttgattgtaactGTACTAATTAAGATCGCCCTCTTTAACCAAGTGTAGCATactttgttatagattttacttcctcttgtgttcgtgtcgtctctctatgtgtcccatggtcttccagggtctttCTCTTGTGCAAATTAATTACTTATATCTATCGCCACTTGTAAATGAAATCAAAACctcactattgcaatgatggtgctcacgtatacaaatattagactttttataatacaacttgtaattttgactgtaatcatattgattaagaatatcttctttgatgaaATGTGgtgtttgtttctcgttttgacatagtattgtttcgctattattttgcATACATGTTGGAGGGTATGccgtttggttctctattagtgctagctgttaattgtgttgtgttgattcgaattagtTCCATATGTCTGCGCTACTCACTTCACAAGAAACTggttaattaaatttgtgtcatgttggaataagacatattaaacttagcttccctgTTTTGCTCGAAATTACTGACgtgtatcagaacttgtaattaaaattAAAACTTTACTGTTGCAATGACGATGctcacatataggaatattagcCTTTTATAACAAAACTTGAAATTTTCATTGTAATggtatcttctttgattaaatgtgctattccaTTTTAATTCGAATTCATTGAAAACTTATGTGTATGGTTACCGTTAATAAGAAATATTGTATTTGATTGTATGGGTACCTCTTGGGATACCTCTTCAATGccattgcatcatacctgtaataagtaagtataGTCTTCATTATgaatattgtattgtattgtggtTCTTCTTTTTAGGTTTTTTTgactgggtttttctccttcacacagagtcgcaacataattcccagcactattggctttaataaatatattttcacttgtgttTTTGTGTATGGCTCTCCTTTGCATGCCTATACTTGCATGCAAGCCGCCCACCGTGCTCCTGTTGCAGTGGAAGAAatttgcgaacgaagtcggcccagaaacGACGGTAGCGCTACCCTGGCGGGGGTGCCGGCGTTTCTCACCCTATGTATACTACTTCTGATGTATCATcgcttattgaaactcaacgaacatataaACTGCGGTGAACCACCGGGCGATTTTCATcaaatactctcttgtacgccattgaAGAATCTCCatgcaaagaaaggaaacatcaataagagattgcgCATGTCCGTGGCAACTAAGTGCAACTTGCTGAAGTGCTACAAATACGGCAACAACGTATCGGTTGCATTAATCAACACTGGATTCAAGCGACTCATAATAAGACATCACTATATGAGGCATTCTCAAATCATTAATGAAGGCaagaaacgaaaacttcagagtttggaataggacaataGGACAATAATTtgtcgaaataaacaagtgtacaactgaaataataaatgtaatctttgaaTTATATGCATCGCAAAGGAAACAGTTTGATTGTGATGGTATTTAGCATGGTTAGATTGAGAACAATCATTGCTAAGGAAActaatattccacactatgtgcaagaattcttatatggaatcagagctgaccatcaaataggttttacccgaccgCACTTTGTACAACTTCGACATCTGAAGGATAAAATTGCAGGAGAAGAATCGGTCAtcgaaatttagaggcatgatacatcaatctttgttgaCAAAAAAGGACCACTAatcttttgcgaaagcttatcaTATTTCGTGAACTAAATTGCACAGTATGTATATTTCTCATACAACTGGACCAGCTCTCCTTGTTCTTGAGCAACGACAAATGTATAATTGAAAGAATATCTATAACATCTTTTGACAAAATATCTTAAAAttaatctattatcaaatgctgcAACGCAAATGGGGGACTTgcaagcatgacgtgcaggcggaGTCTCCAATTCTAATCACACAATACTCGTgacacacagcacacaaaagGATTATAagataaattctaactggcaacCAAATTTTGGAGAAGCGAATCACACAtttgtcatcagaaatgtttaaccaatatacaatgaggaTGAGCACCATGCATaagcacaatggaagatatgtaatcttaattataataagcaaatATTCGTATTGTAAACTTCATCATTATAGGCAGCACAGGTCACACGTAAATGTAGATCATttatccaattcacaaaatgtacccGATGTTTACCGAAggcatactgaaaaactatcaccCTATTCATAGTGTCATCGCATACGGGCACTATAAATGGAAAGGGGAGAGTTTAATTTCATAAGTTTTTACCTCATAATGAGGTAAAACGCAATGCCCACaccaaagatcattttcttgttcaaatttttaaagtcaaaactgtacccACTTTCTCagatattttttatatatagattaaaaagttttGCATATAGTCAGACATCCTACACAAGATCAATATGTTTGATTGTGCATTAAATGCTAAACTTTGTCGGATCGCTTCCAGGAGAAGTCTTGTAAATtggagactaccacacatcagtaagtgtttaattaaaatttgaacagtgTTGCAAAATATGAACTGAGTTGTAGGAATTGTAATTTCACAATGCGCAAGCTctagctcgctcactttgacacgcgaaggttttaagaactatTTCGTGATGACAGAGAGTTCAATCGAAGAGTTTCACATTTTCTGTACACTATAACGCAATGTGGATTCTCTAGGCTGCGCAGATTAATAATTACGAATAtttttgaaatgaaatttacttaaaactcgaagaaagggtaaTCCGGGTCGATGAACTCGTTTCCggaaaaaagcaacacgctcgcgtgcggaaACAGCGTTAGCGCGTCGGGCgtagaatcgcgttcggtttcgggaaTGTCTTTAGCGTTGGGAAACGTTGCCCAGCGTGCTGCCGGAACGTCTTCATCAACTCGtatgaccctttcttcgagctTTAAGTAAAGTTAATTAGAAATATATTCGTAATTATTAATCTCCACAGCATAGAGAATCCACATGTATAAAGAAAATGTGAAActattcgattaaattctctgtcatcgcgAAAGAGTTCTTAATTTAATTTTTTCGcgcgtcaaagtgagcgagctaaagcttgcgtattgtgaaattacactttctacaactcagttcgtaaattgcaaCACCCATTCAGATTTTAATTAAACAGTTACTGATGTGTTCCGATGTGATCCgacaaattttagcatttaatgcACAATCAAGTACCGTGATCTTGTATCAAGTGTCTGACTTTTTGCAAAACTTTTTAATCATATATAAAAATATCTAAGAAAATGGGTatagttttgactttgaaaatttaaacaagaaaaatatCTTTGGTGTGGAGGTTGCGTGTTACCTCATTATGAGCGaaaaacctataaaattaagctatgccctttccatttgtagtgtccGTATCATATGACACAATGAATAGTGTGATAGTTTTTCACTATGTCTTGGGAAACCTCAGGTACATTTTGAGACTTGGATAAATTATCTACGTTTTATATGTGTGATATGTGCTGCTAATGAATTCCACGTCGACACAGCTATTTCGTATCCATATTCTGAGAACATTGGACTGATGTTACCTCTGCAAACTTTGGTAAAGGGCACCTTACAAATTCTGGGTGATATTGttaattttattttatgtaGGATGTCCAACGTTCCTGTGAAATTCATATCCGTATTCGGTACTGCTGTTTCGTACCCACATTCTGACAACGTTGGATGTGTGGCGACTGCCCCACATGggaagaaaaacaccatagCAAGGCTGGAACAACTTTACATATCTTATGTAGACCACTCAACATTTATCCGACAGTGACCCAGTCCTGTGAACGCCTCGTCGGTACGGCTATTTCGTATCAATATTCTGACATCGTTTGACCGGTAGCGACTGCCTGCCCCACATTGGAAAAGGGCACCGTACCAATGCCGGAACAACGTTACAAGTTTGATATAGACCTCTCAACGTTTGTCCGACATTGTTCCAATGCTGTGAACCCCACGTTGGTACAGCTATTTCGTTCCATATCATCACAACGTTGGGCCGGTGGCGACATCCGCACATTGGAAAAAAGGTACCGTACCAATGCCGGAACAACCAACCAATTTGGTGTAGACCCCTCATACTTTCTCCCTCATTGTTCTACTGCTGGGAATTTCATGTTGAGATAACATCATGATATGCGTATTCCAGTAACATTTGCGAAGTTTATATTCGTAATCAAACGTTGCACAAATATTGCTGCAACGGCTGTAAATTCGCGTTGGCATTCTAATACGGATGCAACGTCGCAACGACATTGCCAACATTGGCCAACGTATCAAACGATGCACCAGCGTTATTCCTACACTTTGTGTTGCTTTGGATATCATTGTCGAAATTTTTCGTGTCTCCGGTGCTAGCGGAGCGGAGCGGAGCGGAACAAATACTGTACCGTACCTAGCATACCCCTGTACATTTGTAGTCACATAATGTAGACAAGATTTTGTCAGAGATAGTTTGTAAAGGAAGAGTTGTAAACTGAGAAGGTTGTAAACTGAACGCGAATGAGCGCATGAGCCTGTTACAAATCTCCATCCTCCTTGTATTCTTTTCCCCTGAGTTTTCGGTGCCAGTAGCAAGCAGTGACTGTAACATACACCGGTATCAGCGCACACATCCGCTTAAAGTTTTTATCACAGCTCCAATTACGCGCAATGCCTAGCGACTGGCATCCCGTGTAGTGGAGGTCCTAGCAATAGCGCATTCAGTCACTTGCTTAAGGCCTCTTGAAGATGCAAACGTTCGGTTGGGTACTTGTCCTCGTTGCAGCCTCGCTGCTAACGGTATGTGTGTGAAATTTTGTGCATGACCATTAGTGATTGATTACTGCAACCATGATTACGATATGTAGAAAGAATTACAGTTTTGATATCTATTTAATCAACTTTCATGCCTCAACACAGGTTTATAGCGTAGAGGCTGGATGTCCGCATTTCACTTCTGGGCAGAACTGCGAAAGTTGCTCAGGATTCCTTTGTAACAACGGTATGTGCATTCCTGAAGGATGGAAATGTGACGGCGACGGTGATTGCTCTGATGGCGAAGATGAACTTAAGGATTGTCCCGTACCTGACTGCGATGAGGAAACGTTTTTGTGCAACCCATTGAACATATGTTTGTCCAAACGGTACGCTTGCGACATGAACGCTGACTGTCCCGACGGGTCCGACGAAGCCGACTGCGAAACTCATCCTTGCGACGGCTTCAAATGCAACAACTTCAAGTGCATTAACGGCGACTTTAAATGTGATGGCGACGACGACTGCAAAGACGGTTCAGACGAAGAGAATTGCCCTGTTCCGGAATGTGATGACCCAAAGTTGCTCTGCGAACCCAGGAAGAAGTGTCTTCGGGAAGCGGATATCTGCGATAAACGCAGCGACTGCCCCGATGGCTCAGATGAACAAAATTGCGAGGAATACGATTGTGGAGAGTCGAGATTCAAGTGCGCTAACAACAAGTGCATCAATAAAGACTACGAGTGTGATGGAGACGATGACTGTACTGACGGGTCTGACGAAGCCGACTGCGAAACTCGTGCTTGCGACGGCTTCAAATGCAACAACTTCAAGTGCATTAACGGCGACTTAAAATGTGATGGCGACGACGACTGCAAAGACGGTTCAGACGAAGAGAATTGCCCTGTTCCGGAATGTGATGACCCAAAGTTGCTCTGCGAACCCAGGAAGAAGTGTCTTCGGGAAGCGGATATCTGCGATAAACGCAGCGACTGCCCCGATGGCTCAGATGAACAAAATTGCGAGGAATACGATTGTGGAGAGTCGAGATTCAAGTGCGCTAACAACAAGTGCATCAACAAAAACTACAAGTGTGATGGTGACGATGACTGTAAAGACGGGTCTGACGAAGCCGACTGCATTCTGCTCGAGTGTGAAGACAGCCGTCAACTCTGTGCGCCTAGGGTTAGGTGTCTTGACGCAACGGATATCTGCGATGCAAGGAAGGACTGTCCTGATGGTTCTGACGAGCTAAACTGCGAAGAGTACGAATGCGGCGAAGAAAGGTTCAAATGTGCTAACCTCAAGTGTATTAAGAAAGCGTTCAAATGCGATGGAGACGATGATTGCGGCGATGACTCTGATGAAGAAGGCTGTCCCGTGCCCGAATGTACCGAAGGCCAATTCCTATGTCTACCAAGAAAGAAATGTTTGGCAAGGTCCGACGTGTGTAACCTCGACGTAGATTGTCCAGATGGTTCCGACGAACAGGACTGCGAAAACTACGAATGCGAGGGCTAcaagtgcaacaacaacaagtgcGTGAACAGCAGGTACGTCTGCGACGGAGATGATGACTGCGGCGACAACTCTGATGAAACAGATTGCACAGATTAAGGTAATAACAAACTGATTTCTACTCTAATTTCCAATGTTCTGTTTGTGAATTGGTTTTGCCGCATCCATATGTTAGACCCAGTGCTGTTGTAATAGCTGAACTGTACTTTCTGTTTTGCAGAAACATCAGTTTCCCGCAGGACTTTATATGGCTCATTAGCGAACACGCTATCGCTGGGACTTTATGTACCCCATGCTCTGCTGAATACATATTAAAAACAGGATATTTGCGTTTATGTGACCCTGCATTCCAGCGTTTACAGCAAGGGGTGTAATAGAAATTTGGCACCGTGGCTATACTGTTACACTACGGCAGGTGTTTCGGCTAGAGCTGTGCACGGGCAGACTTTTCCAGGAGCGACACGGCGCgagccttcctcttcctcgtcgtCTGGCCCAGGAGAGCGCGGTGGCTCAGTGAGTAGGGCCTGGCACTTCCCGGTGACTCAAGAATGGGGCCCGGCCTAGCATTTCCAGCAGTGAATTAGAGATTTCTAGCGCTTGTCAAACAAATTCATCAGCAAAATTAGCGTAATTAGCGTAATTTATAAGTAAAGTTATAACTAATAATTAAATTTGTAAGAAGAGAAGACAAAGTCACAGACATGCAAGAACTGGTGGTTTAGTACCGCAACAGCACGAGGCCAAATGAAATCTTGAACGCGCTCGGGCAAGCGCGTTATCTTACACTACAAGTTTTTGTGCATATAGAGGATGTTGTCGAAAAACTCATTCACCCAATCACTACCCGTCTTACCAAGCTTTGCGAACCTGATTGGGAAATATGTGAGgagccaggagcaatgtgaagtggtTTGGACAaggttctagagggtcgaatcatatgcgtatcgcagtgtcctctgcttgtttttgcaaatatatgcacatgaatgacgcaagcacgtgatggcatgaactaatagtcctccattgtgtggaattcgCTGCGTGACCCGGCCGAGCCAGACTCTCGGAAAAATAACACTCATCAAGAGGCCCGGCTCGGCCCGAGGTCATGTAGGGCTATAATCTCGGCTACTAGGATGATGAGGAAGGGTCCCGCGTTTGTCGCCAAACCATGGGGTCTCTGTCAAACcatggtggtggcggtgggtAACTTTAAACCCAGCGTTTATCGTTGCTGCACACATGATCCTCCTTACTGAGAGCCTTTCCTTACTGTAATGCCCGCATAATAAAGCTCAGTAGTCAACGACAAGAACTAGTTTTTTTGCCTGGCAAATATTCTTCCTTAGATAAATTTACATGTGTAAAAATAAGAGGCTGGACCGTAAAAACTGGAAACACGTACACACCTACATacgtgcctgcacataactagCACTGTAGGGAACTACAAATGTAACGAAATTAAATATGAGCATGAGCTCGAAAGTCGTATTCACCAGCTGActtgaaccattggtttagtgacctctggtttaaatcgatcacgtgatttATTCGGCTATGAAGAGCGGTTGACCAaaggttgaccacaacgcatgcacACTATTGACATTGTCATGAGGTGGTTgagggagggagaaagtagcagacgacaggactgcgAGGGGGGAaggcttttgtttgttttttgattATGAGGTTGTTAGCCGAAGAAACGTTCAGGaggcgctggcgctgctgcaggtggtttCGGATCAGGGTGTCGGTAATCTGCGGTTATGCGTAACTCTGCTGTTGCTAATAAAAAGCTCTTCGACATATGGTTGACATGGTCGCTAAAAAGTGTACATAgagagcgtttgccatgttatttgaaaggcagcagtaCGTATCCTCGTGCAGGTGAAcgttgtgcttttgtcggtgttcggtcgtcgatgGTGGCGGCGTTTATAATACcttcatccgcatcgaccatcgctttttAACCGTCTGTTTTGCGAAGTGTGCGGcgaactgcaacgatcaagctAACCTCTCGATTGATGAGGCATTCCAGCAGCGtcttttatacgctttcgaCACTGATGTCATGTTCGCAACGTGTGCGCAACTGCTTGAACACTGTAGGGTATGTAAACAAAAAGAACATTCATGCAAGGGTGGCAGTATCACGCAGGTGCAGGTGGACTCCCACATGCATAACTTTTACGGCATTATAGTTTTAAGAAGTCGGCGTGGTACTTTCAGCGTGTCACAGATATGCAACGCGTCGAGCATCTCTGCGCCGGCTGTGTTCCTTTCCTGCGAAAGGTTCCTGTATTCCTGCGATTCATACGGAAAAGTGCTCAGTGTGCTGCCTGCCTTGTTTACGTCTTCGTCCTCTGTCTGTCTgcccgtctctctctctgtgtgtgtgtgtgtgtgtgtgtgtgtgtgtgtgcgtgcgtgcgcgcgtgtgtgtgtgtgtgtgcgtgtattTTTATCTGTTTGTTTAGCGCTTTTTTTCATCGTGTTACCTAGGGCGTCCCTGCATGTAAGCATGGAGGTTCCCAGTGTCGTGACCCCGTGTCAGGGCGGTGCTGTGCTTACCTCTGCTGACCactttttatttctgcatttcagcatataagattattgtacaaatctgattgttctgttcaggaTGCTGCAAGA
It contains:
- the LOC135385378 gene encoding low-density lipoprotein receptor-related protein 1B-like, with the translated sequence MQTFGWVLVLVAASLLTVYSVEAGCPHFTSGQNCESCSGFLCNNGMCIPEGWKCDGDGDCSDGEDELKDCPVPDCDEETFLCNPLNICLSKRYACDMNADCPDGSDEADCETHPCDGFKCNNFKCINGDFKCDGDDDCKDGSDEENCPVPECDDPKLLCEPRKKCLREADICDKRSDCPDGSDEQNCEEYDCGESRFKCANNKCINKDYECDGDDDCTDGSDEADCETRACDGFKCNNFKCINGDLKCDGDDDCKDGSDEENCPVPECDDPKLLCEPRKKCLREADICDKRSDCPDGSDEQNCEEYDCGESRFKCANNKCINKNYKCDGDDDCKDGSDEADCILLECEDSRQLCAPRVRCLDATDICDARKDCPDGSDELNCEEYECGEERFKCANLKCIKKAFKCDGDDDCGDDSDEEGCPVPECTEGQFLCLPRKKCLARSDVCNLDVDCPDGSDEQDCENYECEGYKCNNNKCVNSRYVCDGDDDCGDNSDETDCTD